A single window of Nicotiana tomentosiformis chromosome 1, ASM39032v3, whole genome shotgun sequence DNA harbors:
- the LOC117277332 gene encoding uncharacterized protein, whose translation MFVSLGCLETKSTELIGFRLEDVTGQWWRGYKKARDSTLPPLTWPQFKEAFRAKLFPNNQMDELRRQFEDLKQGTMSVTEYETEFTNLEEYAPNLIPTEREKLRRIIECLNPHMAKDMTSHHGDNTYFQVVNIATRKEEFGKIAREAR comes from the coding sequence AAATCCACAGAGTTGATTGGTTTTCGATTAGAGGATGTAACAGGACAATGGTGGAGAGGTTACAAGAAGGCCAGAGATTCTACATTACCGCCCCTTACTTGGCCACAATTCAAAGAAGCTTTCAGGGCCAAGTTATTTCCTAACAATCAGATGGATGAGCTCCGACGTCAGTTCGAAGATCTTAAACAGGGTACTATGTCAGTGACTGAATATGAGACGGAATTTACAAATTTGGAAGAGTATGCACCTAATTTGATACCGACAGAGAGAGAAAAGTTGAGAAGGATCATTGAATGCTTGAATCCACATATGGCAAAAGATATGACTTCACATCATGGTGACAACACTTATTTCCAGGTTGTCAATATCGCTACGCGTAAGGAGGAGTTTGGTAAAATTGCTAGGGAAGCTAGATAA
- the LOC138891622 gene encoding uncharacterized protein produces the protein MVDFDIIAGMDWLSSFHAIVDCHAKTIKFSFIGEDPVIIRGEGGTPVGKFISYLKSRKLVSNGCLAYAAHVRDMKVESPVLESVLIVNELFDVFPNDLLGIPPDKEIEFGIDTLPGTQPISIPPYIMALTKLNELKKQLQDLLDKGFIRPSVSPWGSPVLFGKNKVTIKNKYPLPMIDDLFDQL, from the coding sequence atggtagactttgacatCATAgctggcatggattggttatcttcttTTCATGCTATAGTTGATTGCCACGCGAAGACGATTAAATTCTCATTTATTGGGGAAGATCCAGTTATAATTAGAGGTGAAGGGGGTACGCCTGtgggtaagtttatttcttaccttaagtctAGAAAACTAGTGAGCAACGGATGTTTGGCATATGCAGCACATGTACGTGATATGAAAGTTGAATCCCCAGTTCTTGAATCAGTACTGATTGTGAACGAACTTTTTGACGTGTTCCCGAATGATCTCCTAGGGATACCACCAGACAAGGAGATTGAGTTTGGAATAGACACAttgccaggaactcaaccaatctcGATTCCTCCTTACATAATGGCTCTAACTAAGCTAAATGAACTCAAGAAGCAGTTACAAGACCTCttagataagggttttattcgaCCTAGTGTTTCACCCTGGGGTTCTCCAGTGTTGTTCGGGAAGAATAAGgttactatcaaaaataaatatccactaCCCATgatagatgacttatttgatcagttgtag